One Gimesia aquarii DNA segment encodes these proteins:
- a CDS encoding PVC-type heme-binding CxxCH protein, with the protein MDSLVGRWIVVMALVLCMAEATIFAQGIPPGEAAQRMTVAEGFEVKLVASEPLVRQPVAIDFDDRGRIWVMQYLQYPNPAGLKRVKVDQHTRSKYDRVPKPPPHGPKGADRLTILEDTDGDGRMDRAKDFVNGLNLASGFAFGHGGVFVLQAPYLLFYPDRNRDDLPDSDPEVLLTGFGMDDASSVANSLTFGPDGWLYGCQGSTVTAVIRGIKFVQAIWRYHPVSKKFELFAEGGGNMWGLDFDRHGNLLASTNVGGFTMLHMVQGGYYWKQFSKHGPLRNPYTFGYLEHMPHKNFRGGHVTVGGTLYQGDTFPEEMRNKYISTNLLSHEIHFHEIQPDGTSFRSEHGGELVKANDTWFAPNDLTVGPDGAVYFSDWHDKRTAHPNPDADWDRSNGRIFLLQAKGARSEKHKNLLQIPSDQLIRILDQSNEWYVRAARRELVTRGDKGIWPQLRNVLSESKNDRLTLNILWTLASMGGLDQQTALKALTHQNEHIRAWTVRLLGDEQNISPPVAEQFNRLAKSDPSAIVRSQLASTAARIPAKQGLSIAHTILLRNADGKDPYIPLLLWWAVEQHAMSAIDDIEQRFVNQSAWQNSLIREEILNRLMQRLAVEATPRTLAVCKKLIESAPSSIDEQNLLTSLDAGLAMVSRRRIRKKRLEDRVPADLKQWLAEKWNRQPSDFTLIKLNGRLGNRAVADYALKVVTNDQTEQQQRRTMFNVLRQFGDASSIAPLLPLLAPHQPAWLKQATMDVLARYDDERVGETLLKAYTDYDSNSRAYARRVLFARPEWTKRFLTGIDGGMYDPREVSLGELTSLSNSKDESIKALITKHWGQINSSTAEQKITEIRRVRFNLKTTGDPKRGHGLFTKHCATCHQLFGEGKKLGPDLTTANRKDLNYLLESIINPNAFIRKEFVSSVVLTQDGRVLTGIIVKETPTQIVLADNKNKESTVRREDIEEIHNASVSLMPEDVLKPLKDQELRDLFSYLQSEGTNKH; encoded by the coding sequence ATGGATTCCCTTGTAGGACGCTGGATTGTTGTGATGGCTCTGGTCTTGTGCATGGCAGAAGCGACCATCTTTGCTCAAGGCATTCCGCCGGGAGAAGCCGCTCAGCGCATGACCGTCGCCGAGGGATTTGAGGTGAAACTTGTGGCCTCAGAGCCTCTAGTGCGTCAACCGGTGGCCATTGACTTTGATGATCGCGGCAGGATATGGGTCATGCAATACTTACAATATCCTAACCCGGCAGGGCTGAAACGCGTCAAAGTCGACCAGCACACGCGCTCAAAATACGACCGTGTCCCAAAACCACCCCCACATGGGCCAAAAGGGGCAGATCGATTGACGATTCTCGAAGACACAGACGGCGATGGTCGCATGGATCGCGCAAAGGATTTCGTGAATGGCCTGAATCTTGCCTCTGGTTTTGCGTTTGGACATGGTGGAGTCTTTGTCTTACAGGCACCGTATCTACTCTTTTATCCCGATCGGAACCGTGATGATCTTCCCGATAGCGACCCGGAAGTATTGCTGACTGGGTTTGGCATGGATGATGCGAGTTCTGTCGCCAATTCTCTTACTTTTGGTCCGGATGGTTGGCTGTATGGGTGCCAGGGTAGCACCGTGACTGCTGTGATTCGTGGCATCAAGTTTGTGCAGGCGATCTGGCGATATCATCCTGTTTCGAAGAAATTTGAACTATTCGCTGAAGGTGGCGGCAACATGTGGGGTCTGGACTTTGATCGCCATGGAAACCTGTTGGCCAGCACGAATGTCGGCGGATTTACCATGCTGCACATGGTACAGGGGGGCTACTACTGGAAGCAATTCAGTAAACATGGCCCACTGCGAAACCCTTACACATTTGGCTATTTAGAACATATGCCACACAAAAACTTTCGTGGCGGACATGTGACTGTGGGCGGCACCCTTTATCAAGGAGATACATTTCCTGAAGAAATGCGCAACAAATATATCAGCACGAACTTGTTATCACACGAAATTCATTTTCATGAGATACAGCCAGATGGAACATCATTCCGTAGCGAGCATGGAGGAGAACTGGTCAAAGCCAATGACACCTGGTTTGCTCCAAATGATTTGACAGTCGGACCAGATGGAGCAGTTTATTTTTCTGACTGGCACGATAAGCGAACCGCCCATCCGAATCCTGATGCTGACTGGGACCGCTCAAATGGCCGCATTTTCCTGCTCCAGGCAAAAGGTGCTCGCTCAGAAAAACACAAAAATCTCCTGCAAATTCCAAGCGATCAATTGATCAGAATACTGGATCAATCTAACGAATGGTATGTGCGCGCGGCAAGACGAGAACTAGTTACTCGAGGAGACAAAGGTATCTGGCCACAACTTCGCAACGTACTCTCCGAAAGTAAAAACGACCGACTCACCCTCAATATACTTTGGACTCTGGCATCAATGGGAGGTCTGGACCAGCAAACGGCTCTGAAAGCACTCACACATCAAAACGAACATATTCGTGCCTGGACCGTTCGATTGCTGGGTGATGAGCAGAACATCTCGCCACCGGTTGCAGAACAATTCAATCGTTTGGCAAAGAGTGATCCCAGTGCCATTGTCCGCAGCCAACTGGCCAGCACGGCAGCACGGATTCCAGCCAAACAAGGTTTGTCAATTGCGCATACAATCTTACTGCGTAATGCAGACGGGAAAGATCCCTACATTCCGTTGTTGCTCTGGTGGGCCGTTGAGCAACACGCAATGTCTGCCATTGACGACATTGAACAACGGTTTGTTAATCAATCTGCGTGGCAGAACTCATTGATTCGTGAAGAGATCCTGAACCGACTCATGCAACGCTTAGCGGTAGAAGCAACACCACGTACTTTGGCTGTCTGTAAGAAGTTAATTGAGAGTGCACCTTCTTCAATCGATGAACAGAACCTGTTGACATCGCTTGATGCGGGCCTGGCAATGGTAAGCAGAAGACGCATCAGAAAAAAGCGTCTTGAAGATCGTGTTCCTGCAGACCTCAAACAGTGGTTGGCAGAGAAATGGAACAGACAACCGTCAGATTTCACACTCATCAAACTAAATGGTCGGCTTGGCAACCGGGCTGTCGCGGACTATGCACTGAAGGTAGTCACCAACGATCAAACAGAACAGCAACAACGAAGGACCATGTTCAATGTGTTGCGTCAGTTTGGTGATGCCTCAAGTATTGCACCATTGTTACCTCTGCTGGCACCTCATCAACCAGCCTGGCTAAAACAAGCAACCATGGATGTTCTCGCACGGTATGACGATGAGCGTGTGGGGGAAACTCTTTTAAAAGCATACACTGACTACGATAGTAACTCACGTGCATATGCCCGCCGTGTACTGTTTGCCCGCCCAGAGTGGACCAAACGCTTTCTCACAGGAATCGATGGCGGAATGTATGATCCTCGAGAAGTTTCTCTCGGCGAACTGACCTCACTTTCTAACTCTAAAGATGAATCGATCAAAGCACTCATTACCAAACATTGGGGGCAGATCAATAGCAGTACTGCAGAACAGAAAATCACGGAAATTCGCCGTGTCCGATTTAATCTTAAAACGACCGGCGACCCAAAACGTGGTCACGGACTTTTCACAAAGCACTGTGCCACCTGCCATCAACTGTTCGGAGAAGGCAAAAAATTGGGTCCTGATCTGACAACCGCAAACCGCAAGGACCTGAACTATTTGCTCGAAAGCATTATCAATCCCAATGCATTTATTCGAAAAGAGTTTGTATCTTCCGTCGTGCTCACACAGGATGGACGAGTCCTGACCGGAATTATCGTCAAAGAAACTCCTACTCAGATCGTACTGGCGGATAACAAAAACAAAGAATCCACTGTCCGACGTGAAGACATTGAAGAAATCCACAACGCATCCGTTTCACTGATGCCGGAGGATGTCTTGAAGCCATTAAAAGATCAGGAACTGCGCGATCTGTTTAGCTATTTACAGAGTGAAGGTACCAACAAACACTGA
- a CDS encoding polysaccharide deacetylase family protein, translating into MNQYLGQSSKSKQSQTTISRRQFLSSSVATVAGLSMVSRLVADEEKTDLATNASKALIAISYDLEMSAGYPIKGKPRNAYPWDHQKGNLNDETKQYTVESCRIVKEAGGVLHSFLVGQVLEHKNVDWLKQIIQAGHPIGNHTYDHVRITAKNPNDIQYRFQRAPWLIKGKTPAEVISENIRLCELAMQQRLGIKPAGFRTPYAFANGIADRVDLQEMLLSLGYTWISSQYRGPSNVNHKNPTKADFDAFIATHKQHQPYVYPTGLIEVPFSPPMDVGAFRARSWKLDDFLQLIEKSVLWAIENRATYDFGVHPSVMYVEDPEFKTIKLICNLVKTAGDRAAIVDLGTFARRARQQYEKQNQKRAQQKSVNNEKCL; encoded by the coding sequence ATGAACCAGTACCTGGGCCAATCTTCGAAATCAAAACAATCTCAAACTACGATTTCACGTCGTCAATTTTTGAGTAGTAGTGTAGCAACAGTGGCTGGACTTTCGATGGTCTCTCGACTTGTTGCCGATGAAGAAAAAACCGATCTCGCAACAAATGCGAGTAAAGCGTTGATTGCCATTTCCTATGATCTGGAGATGTCTGCCGGTTATCCAATCAAAGGCAAACCACGAAACGCCTATCCCTGGGATCATCAAAAAGGGAACCTCAACGACGAAACAAAGCAATACACAGTGGAATCATGCCGCATAGTCAAAGAGGCGGGCGGTGTGCTGCATTCGTTTCTTGTGGGTCAGGTCTTGGAACATAAAAACGTTGACTGGCTCAAACAAATCATTCAAGCAGGACATCCGATTGGCAATCATACTTACGATCATGTCAGAATTACGGCCAAAAATCCAAACGATATTCAATATCGATTCCAACGCGCTCCCTGGTTGATTAAAGGAAAAACACCCGCAGAAGTCATCTCAGAAAACATCAGACTATGTGAGTTGGCAATGCAACAGCGATTGGGTATCAAACCGGCCGGTTTCCGAACACCTTACGCTTTTGCCAATGGGATTGCGGACCGAGTCGACCTGCAGGAAATGTTACTCTCGCTGGGATACACGTGGATCAGTTCCCAATACAGAGGACCGAGCAATGTAAATCATAAGAATCCGACCAAAGCGGATTTCGATGCGTTTATCGCCACTCACAAACAACACCAGCCCTATGTTTATCCGACGGGTCTGATTGAAGTTCCTTTCTCACCCCCAATGGACGTTGGCGCTTTTCGTGCCAGGAGTTGGAAACTTGATGATTTCCTGCAACTCATTGAGAAGAGTGTTCTCTGGGCCATTGAAAACCGGGCAACTTATGACTTCGGAGTTCACCCCTCGGTCATGTATGTCGAGGACCCGGAGTTTAAAACCATCAAACTGATCTGCAACCTTGTCAAAACGGCAGGTGACCGCGCCGCGATCGTTGATCTGGGCACCTTCGCCCGACGTGCCAGGCAGCAGTATGAAAAACAAAATCAAAAGAGAGCACAACAGAAATCCGTTAACAATGAGAAATGTTTATGA
- a CDS encoding DUF1559 domain-containing protein yields the protein MQKQSGKCRGFTLIELLVVIAIIAILIALLLPAVQQAREAARRSQCRNNLKQLGLGLHNYHDVHRALPALWYLRSTGGTGHTGFTMLLPFIDQANLYNRVDFNIEPWRHPESEFLQLAVIGLFRCPSDPGSVNNFDYPVIPLISTRGNYCLNIGVGGWTPRDTRTPKPNAVFSPVSRTRFRDFTDGTSNVVLLAEVLGGLTNDARGSWQTTDVCYYRHDRTPNTRIQDEVRGGTFKYCDETTTGPAPCRHSSSSNDFHAWHLAARSMHEGGVHVLLGDGAVRFVSENIDINTWQNLGRPQDGIPLGEF from the coding sequence ATGCAAAAGCAATCTGGCAAATGCCGCGGATTTACTCTGATCGAGTTGTTAGTCGTAATCGCGATCATCGCAATACTGATTGCGTTGTTACTACCGGCTGTTCAACAGGCGCGCGAAGCCGCACGCCGCTCTCAATGCCGAAATAATCTCAAGCAGCTTGGGTTGGGGCTTCATAATTATCACGACGTACATCGCGCACTCCCAGCACTGTGGTATTTAAGATCTACAGGGGGAACCGGACACACAGGTTTCACAATGCTCCTGCCATTCATTGATCAGGCAAATCTCTATAACAGAGTCGATTTTAACATTGAACCGTGGAGACACCCTGAAAGCGAATTCCTGCAACTTGCCGTCATTGGACTATTTCGTTGCCCTTCTGATCCAGGATCAGTCAACAACTTCGATTATCCGGTCATTCCGTTAATTTCGACTCGAGGTAACTATTGCCTCAACATTGGTGTCGGAGGTTGGACTCCACGAGATACGAGAACTCCCAAACCAAACGCGGTTTTTTCACCTGTCAGCAGAACCCGTTTTCGAGACTTTACCGATGGTACCAGTAATGTTGTCCTACTCGCAGAAGTACTCGGAGGCTTAACCAACGACGCCCGTGGTTCGTGGCAGACAACCGATGTCTGTTATTACCGTCACGATCGAACGCCCAACACCAGAATCCAGGACGAAGTGCGGGGAGGAACTTTTAAATACTGTGATGAGACCACGACAGGACCAGCACCTTGTCGGCATTCTTCGAGTAGTAATGATTTTCATGCCTGGCACTTAGCTGCACGCAGCATGCATGAAGGTGGAGTTCATGTGCTGTTAGGCGACGGAGCTGTCCGTTTTGTGAGTGAAAATATCGACATCAATACTTGGCAGAACCTGGGAAGACCACAGGATGGTATACCACTGGGTGAATTTTAA
- a CDS encoding FG-GAP repeat domain-containing protein, translating to MCSRLVLMTVVALLSVIETSISLADSESDIKSGNNTRLQSTASKFFQLEYTKPDLSFCNAQICVDSDNDGQRELLFASRKTKKLQMLRASDGTVIWSKKLAGSQQSISAYDLNGDGKIEILYTVSSPGRLYVLDHTGNMLRQWDSSDFKLGNSAVIVDADGDGQLDGLFGSRSKYLLRLNMADLKLSERRAGWAQCGCHTTAMDVDRDGRWDFFAGSGDDSRGKKGVLHRIDPITLKSLWSYKTNDNASSADPVLVDIDNDGQVEIIKSVDNYARDDAHDAIYAFETNGTLLWKVPDLSGEDSPNVADLDGDGEMEIVGMTFQNEVYCLDAKGHIKWRRNLRPELKHQNSHAYLTPILCDINGDQKMEILALTNGKYFDNTQKFSNKKTRANGIVYALSAEGEILDRFDVGGPRYWGDAYVCNLDEDPFLELVITGSGGLDVIETRGFGANTEHFQRRRNYQRLNVVPWAYEDSYFIYRGAKKGVVNLTDNLVLNKQVGKYRSTGMFTTELLTLPPNGRFNKLNYAVRTPNQTSIEVNILDQTGKTIRSHVSSGSQLKIDEPVQLEFIFLTTDQSYTPILDSYSLSFNLKEDEIK from the coding sequence ATGTGTTCGCGTTTGGTACTAATGACTGTTGTGGCTCTACTGTCAGTCATCGAAACATCCATCAGTCTCGCGGATTCAGAGTCTGACATTAAATCTGGAAATAATACGAGGTTGCAATCAACCGCCAGTAAATTCTTCCAACTCGAATACACCAAGCCTGATCTTAGTTTTTGTAATGCACAGATTTGTGTCGACTCTGACAATGATGGTCAACGAGAGTTACTGTTTGCCTCACGAAAAACCAAAAAATTACAGATGCTGCGGGCCAGCGATGGCACTGTGATCTGGAGCAAGAAATTGGCGGGAAGTCAGCAGAGTATTTCGGCCTACGATTTGAACGGTGATGGCAAAATCGAAATTCTTTATACCGTTTCCAGTCCCGGGCGTCTGTACGTGCTCGACCATACCGGGAACATGCTCCGACAATGGGATTCCAGTGACTTCAAACTCGGAAATTCGGCAGTGATTGTTGACGCCGACGGAGATGGACAGCTTGACGGGTTATTTGGTTCTCGGTCAAAGTATCTTCTGCGTCTCAACATGGCGGATTTGAAACTCAGTGAGCGGCGTGCAGGTTGGGCTCAATGTGGCTGTCACACGACAGCAATGGATGTGGATCGAGATGGTCGATGGGACTTCTTCGCAGGTTCCGGCGACGATTCGCGCGGCAAGAAGGGAGTGTTACATCGTATTGACCCGATCACGCTAAAGAGCCTCTGGTCGTACAAGACAAACGATAACGCTTCAAGTGCGGATCCGGTATTGGTTGATATCGACAATGATGGACAAGTCGAAATCATCAAGTCGGTTGACAATTATGCAAGAGATGATGCACACGATGCCATTTACGCTTTTGAAACGAATGGCACACTGCTTTGGAAAGTACCAGACTTGAGTGGTGAAGATTCACCGAACGTAGCAGATCTGGATGGCGATGGAGAAATGGAAATCGTCGGTATGACATTTCAAAACGAGGTCTATTGTCTGGACGCAAAAGGGCATATCAAGTGGCGCAGGAATCTGCGTCCCGAACTCAAGCATCAGAACTCGCATGCTTATTTGACACCAATTCTCTGTGATATTAACGGTGATCAAAAAATGGAGATTCTGGCACTGACCAATGGGAAGTATTTTGATAACACACAAAAATTTTCCAATAAGAAGACACGAGCGAATGGAATCGTCTATGCCCTCTCGGCGGAAGGAGAGATCCTTGATCGCTTCGACGTTGGTGGACCACGCTATTGGGGGGACGCCTATGTTTGTAATCTTGACGAGGATCCTTTTTTGGAGTTGGTGATCACAGGGAGCGGCGGATTAGATGTGATCGAAACACGCGGTTTTGGTGCCAATACCGAACATTTTCAACGCCGTCGCAACTATCAGCGACTGAATGTAGTTCCCTGGGCGTATGAAGATTCCTATTTCATCTATCGAGGCGCCAAAAAGGGAGTTGTCAATCTGACAGATAATCTGGTGCTAAACAAACAAGTTGGCAAATATCGTTCGACTGGTATGTTTACAACAGAACTGCTCACGCTCCCTCCCAATGGTCGGTTTAACAAACTGAATTATGCTGTACGCACACCAAACCAGACATCAATCGAGGTGAATATCTTGGATCAAACCGGGAAAACAATCCGTTCCCATGTTTCAAGTGGTTCCCAGTTGAAAATTGATGAGCCTGTGCAACTGGAATTCATTTTCTTAACAACAGATCAATCTTACACACCCATCCTTGATTCTTATTCGCTGTCGTTTAACCTTAAGGAAGATGAAATCAAATAA